The following proteins are encoded in a genomic region of Streptomyces collinus Tu 365:
- a CDS encoding putative leader peptide, with the protein MTRLHTVDGRAGRTPSRVPLLTSRLHIDLLRVCSAIGLQR; encoded by the coding sequence ATGACGCGCCTCCACACGGTCGACGGCCGAGCGGGCCGTACGCCGTCACGCGTCCCCCTTCTCACCTCCCGTCTGCACATCGACCTGCTGCGCGTCTGCAGCGCCATCGGTCTCCAGCGCTGA